GAACATGAATGGAGTTGAGCCCAAGCGCGAGCGGATCATGAAAAACTGTTCCCGACATTGGAAAGCTCATGCGTAACTTGGCCGCCTCATCATAGCTGTCTGTTGACTGAGGCAGCGGTCTGNNNNNNNNNNTCTTGAATCTTTCTTGCAATAGTACGATAGACGATCCAACCACCCTTGGATCATTGTTCTGCCGTCCCATGATTGTTGTCTTTTTACTTGTAATAATCGATGAGTGTGTGTTTAGTGTGATGATGAAACTTTGCCGGAAGTACAGGAGCTTCAACCAATGTATGTGTGAGTTTAATTCTTGGAgggttgtgtgtgtgatgcatatatatatataaagagagagaagaagaagaagaatgttCTAGTTTTTGCCACTAGTTTGTCAACTTTTGAATCGGCCTCTTAAATGATTCCTTGATGACGGAGGCCCGAAACTTAGAGTTTCCGACAATCACAACCGTACATGAATCCGTATACAGTGGATCCTCTGTGATGGATGGTTGTGATGGAGTGTGGACCCAAGCACTGGGACCTCCGAAGAAAAACCCAAAAACAATCGGACGACTATTGCAGCAAAATCCAAGAGGAAATGTTTGAGAGGGTGTTGAGGGAGGCTGATTTGAGTATGTGAAGCCAAGAGGGCTTTCATGGTAGCTAAGTGTGGAGGGGAAAAGGCCAAACGGGAATGCATATAGTGATTGGAAGGATGTGTTTAGAGGAATATAAGGTTGGGGTGACGTCGGGCGTCGGCTTGTTTTGAGCACTCATAGATGGCTACACTTTTGTTGTCTAGTGAAGGTTCATTGTTTTCTTACTGCTAACTGCCAGTGTGTTAGCTGCAGAAGATAATGCTTTGGTTACATTGGCTTCATTAGATTCTATTTTTAATGTGTTTTTTCCTCCTGGTAAAtagtgagaaaaatataaaaatgcctgtttcaatatttttgatatgtttgattttgtatttttatattagtataaaaaaataaataaagataatattgAACTATATATTCAGCCTCTAGTGGTAATACTGATTATTTGTACTTATGATCGTTCAGTCCTCTGATGCGTTTACAATTGAAAacgaaaatttacaatacGACTAAATTGCCATTTTGCACTTATCAAAAAGaacaatgaaaatgaatttacaTCAGTGAGAGGAAGAGAAAGCACTTGTTTCCAATGGCCATAGACaatgagaaaggaaaaaagaaggttTCATGGCCAGTCAATATATTCAGCTGGGAAAATTATGCAAAGTCTGGTCATGTATTCGGAGAATAAGTTCAAATGGGGAAACAACAAAACCAATAGCACAATCAAGgctcttttcaaatttaatacaagatcaattatcaattattactATGTAAACAATAtcatacatatgtatacatataaagagagagagagagagagcacaTTACTCGAACGTAAGCAACCGCATGCTCAAAGTCATTTATTTCCAAAAAGAATCATGACACATATTACATGCTAAACCTGATTCATCTTTACAATTATAAAGCTGTTGTATACAAAGACTCCCTTCATCTGGAGGATACTAATTCCAGACAGCGGGGTGtatttttgtgtaaaaaatgtgaataaaCAATGTTGAAGTAAAACTAGGTAAGTAACCATTGTTCTAGGGGGCTTACttgaaattcaacaaattgaTGCAACTGATTTCAGTCTGCATTCTTGAACAACTTGAGATAGCTCTAGTGCTGTACACGGATTAAACCCAAGCTCTATAATATGAACCTGAAAAAGAGACGCCCAGATCAACTTCCACGAGCTCCCCTTTTGGATGCAAAAATGTAACAGGTAAAAAGCCATCAACATTAACATACAACTCACTTTAAGTAAAAAGATATGAAAGAACAGTAAGGcatcaacatcaaacatatttACGGTCtcccattattttttatttcctgaTTTTGTCCATCCTTTGtttacaaatgaaatttgCAAACCTCAGGTGGTTAAAATGTTATTTCAAATCAACCAAACTGTGTACAAACACCACACCCCCAAGCTCTACATGGCACGTCTCAGACTAAAGATTCAACATCACGAGTTTTGGTCATAGTGGAAGCAGCTATAGTAATTTCATCCTTCCATTACTTACTCTCCTTTTTCTGTTTCAGTCCATCCAAATAATTGATATGAAATGTGATAATCTTGCATAAATTTTGCTATATTACGAAGTGTAGCAAAGTGAATGTTATTCGGAATCATTGGTTGTCTTGGATTTTGTTAGAATATTCATGAGCATTACTCGAGGAACAGCTATGATAAAACCCTGTCCTCCTTTGACTGACCACTAATATACTTCCCTATTTAAAACCAAACCAACCCTTGTAAGAATCCCATCATGGATTATAAAGACAACCAAGTTCTTGAACTTACTGTTAAATGGAGCATTTGCTAACTCCAGACAGAAGGTTGTCTAAATTTGCTGTAGATAAATTACTGTTCACTATATATCAGGACGAAAGACAGCCGAGATGGCCTCCAGACTCTTCTCATACTTTCCAATCTTTCCACATCTTTTCTCCAACTCTTACTCTTGAACTGTACCTGTGGTCGCATGCTCTTACACAATAGTCAAGTCCAAAATTTCCCTAATTCTACAAGCGAGCCCCCAGCATGTGTACATTAATAGAATTGCACCTTGCTCTAGAAGCAAGGAACCTAACTTCAGATAAAAACATAATCAGTTCATTCACGCTCCTTTCCACCTAGTTGTTGCTCGTGCCACTGTATGCATTCTCCCAAGTCCATTCAAGACATCAAAGCACATTAGTTTTAAGAATGCTCTCAGTGTCCTCTTGAACTGGTTTTATTGATCTACTATTCACATATCACCATGCattgagcaaattatttttccacatATTAGAACCACTAGCATTGTTTTGGTTCCTTCTCTGATAAAACACCTGGTAggattacaaaattaaatcttattttgttccATTGCAAAGACCAATTAGGCTGAACTGAAACTAAAAATTCGGTCCATACTGAATTCGAACTTAAGAATTCAGTtcacaattttgttttaatttatataaaaatacgatattcaattcaattttgtcttttagtTCCGCCCTACTGAACTGTACCAAAAtaccaatatatttttcttataaatttttacattaatttttatttacatgaTTTATATCtactaattacttttatactacttataaatatagataagaaatttaattatgatttatctattttttgatTTACTAATAAAAGTTCAGTTAACCAAAGTACCGAACCAAAATACTTACTATTAAATAGCTTGGGGATTACGCCAGTGCTTTCACACAACAAGCTTTTGTGAAAGGTCCCATAAGCTTGACATGAATATGGCATAGCTTGACCCAATGTTCAGACTATTACTTCTTGGTTAAATGCAGGCATAAGCTCCTCATCTGTTTCTTATGTTCTGGGAAAATTTCTCCTACTTACTAGAAACAGACAATAGTTCCCTTTAGATTCTTGTATAAATTACTAAACTTAGCCCATAGGCGCCATACATCTAAACATACTATAAATGTACACATGTATAAAGTCAACAAAGTAAATACATACTACTCCAAAGAAGGCTCATTGACATATAGACCAACTCCTGTCATCGCATCAGTATCATAATGTACCTCATATCAAATCAGGTCTTACATCAAGGTCAGCACATCACTTCCATGCCCCACTTATTTGAAATAGGATTAAAGACACACACCAAATCTGACTATAGCAAGTAATTGCCAAAGAGTTGTgctttatagaaaataaaccTGATCCCAGAAACAACCAGGCAGCAGAATGGTTTTCTACTGTTAAACTAAGCTCCTAGAAGAAGCATTCTGTTTTTACCTGTACATGATTGGCTGTTCAACTGGGAGGCAAAGCTCATGCACCAATTGTCATTGCGCTTCAGATATGACTAGTTCAAGGATCACTACAACCACATCTTTTTAGAATTGTATATTAGGTTATGTTAACTGGCATTTGATTTAGCCTTGTTGCGAGATCAATTTCTGCATGTTGACCTTCCAGAGATACAGCTGGATCTTTGAAGTGCCTGAAAGGGGCATCTTCGCGACTAATACTCCTATTTGATTAATATCTTCTCAATGCCATTACAACTAGCTTAAAGTACAAAAGGAGTACAAAGTTAAGAAATTAAGAGTCAAGGTATTACCTGAAATTTTCAGAAAGCCCAGTCATTAGGCCATATCTCGCTCATCCTAGAATGACAAATTCATGAGTGAGATCCCAAGAATTGGGCAGCTCCACAAGTAATAATGTGATCTACATGGCAATGGAAACATTTGagaaacaaaatcaatgctaaacacaaaataataactacaataaaattattgtagttGTTAATCTGAAGGGGCCATTTTCACAAAGACATCAAACGAAAAGGAAATAAGAATAAACTACACATAGAATAGTATAATCAGCTCACCACTTCTTTTACTGTACTTCGCAGCTTCAAATTCTTCCTAAAGATGCTGCATGCAAGTCATTCTGGTTCAGCAAATAGAAGGGATGTCGAATAAGGATTTTTTCATGAGATAACATATTTTCTGTTTGGTAACTCGTACAGCAGACCTTTATCCAGGTTCTTGGCCTCCCAGCACCTGCAACGTATCAGCAACCTGGTTCTCATTCATTAATTTGTCAGTTTTCGGCATTTCCTTTGCCAGCATTAGATATGTCTGCTTACTAATAGGGACATTCTTAGAGTTCATAGCATGAAGAAGATTCAAGCACACTTTTGATTCCCCTTGCTTAAGCAGGCCATCAATCAACACAGTCCAGACAATCTCATCACTATTCCACTGTTTCTCAAGCATGTCTTCGAACACAACCTCAGCCTCTTTGATCTGTTTTCTTTTGCAGAGAGCACATATAACGGCTGCATAAGTTGATAAAGGGGGCTTGAAGCCTCTGGTAGTCAGCAAATTAAGTATATGTAAAGCAGAGTCTACTCTCAAATTCTTGCAATAAGCATTGAGGAGAGAGCAATATATTGCCTCATTAGGACAAAGCCCTTTCTCCTTCATAAATTCGACCAACAGATCTGCATCATGGCTTCTTCCATCACGGCAAAGACGAGCAATTAAGACACAATAAGTATCCAGAGAAGGTTCACAGTCAATCTCGGACATCCTAACTAATAGATTGCAGAAGGTATCAAAAGTAATATCCTTCTCATGTGACGTGTGATTGTGTGCAGTTCCATGCTGGACCGCGATTTTTTCAGAAACCATGTGGCAGTCCTCTTGCATTCCTCTCAGCAACACATAGTAGGTCCGGTAGTTTGGTTTGCAGCCCGCATGAATTAGTCGATGAAGCAGGGAAAATGCATGATCCAGTCTACCTAGAGATACAAATCCATCGATAAGTGAGGTATATGTGACCTCATCaggatataattttttactcacCATTTCTTCGAGCAAGATTTCTGCATCATCAACCCGGCCTTCATGACACAGACCATAGATCAATGAACTATAGGTATATAAGTTTGGCAAGCAATCTCTTCTTTCCATTTCATGGAAAATCTTGAAAGCAAGATGTATCCCACCATTCCTGCAGAGACCATGAATTAAAGTAGTATATGTAATCACATTAGGGAGCAGCCCACTTTCTGCCATCTTATTGCATAGTGCCTCCGCCTCAGATAGCCTATTTTCTTTAGATAAACCATTAAGAATGGCATTATAAGTCTCAATATTTGGATGGCAACCAGTCTCTTGCATCCttccaaataaaatcaatgcatCATCAACTTTCCCTTTCTTGCAAAGACCATCGATCAAAGTGGTGTAGTTCACCATATTTGGGCTCAAACCTTGCTGCATCATTTCCTTAAATAGTGTAGACGCTACATCTAGCCTATCCCCTTTGCAAAACCCGGCCATAAGTTCTGTGTATGTCAATTGATCAGGTTTACATCCATTTTCCTTCATCAAGTCCACCAATCTCCTGGCATTATCTAGAAAACCCTTTTTGATGTATCCATTGATGAGTATGTTATACGTAACCACATTGGGAGGCGGACCCACATTCAGCATTTCATCAAAAAGAATCATGGCTCTGTCG
This genomic stretch from Sesamum indicum cultivar Zhongzhi No. 13 linkage group LG16, S_indicum_v1.0, whole genome shotgun sequence harbors:
- the LOC105178754 gene encoding pentatricopeptide repeat-containing protein At5g65560 encodes the protein MVKPLKPHSPHLILNYSLRCCPFLSFSSNPDLNNLGFPNLVHRVCEILSNPRIPWRGSSELKSLAPKLKPYHVAKIIETHNSTDSVLQFFYWVSKRQFYKHDISCYVSMLNRLVKDKNFAPADHIRILMIKACKDEVDIRRVVDFLNEISKVGLSHSLYSFNTLLIQLGKFDMVAAAQTVYKELLISGIRPSLLTLNAMINILCRRGKVQEAEIILAQIYQYEMFPDVFTYTSLILGHCRNGNLDKAFVVFDQMVKKGIDPNAVTYTTLINGLCDGGRVDEALCMIEGMIENDIEPTVYTYTVPITALLAIGRVDEAISLVASMRDRSCQPNVQTYTALISGLAKCSQLEVAIGLYHKMLRDGLVPTTVTYNALINELCERGKLDTAFKIFHWMERHGHLAKTETYNAMIKGFCMIGNVDRAMILFDEMLNVGPPPNVVTYNILINGYIKKGFLDNARRLVDLMKENGCKPDQLTYTELMAGFCKGDRLDVASTLFKEMMQQGLSPNMVNYTTLIDGLCKKGKVDDALILFGRMQETGCHPNIETYNAILNGLSKENRLSEAEALCNKMAESGLLPNVITYTTLIHGLCRNGGIHLAFKIFHEMERRDCLPNLYTYSSLIYGLCHEGRVDDAEILLEEMVSKKLYPDEVTYTSLIDGFVSLGRLDHAFSLLHRLIHAGCKPNYRTYYVLLRGMQEDCHMVSEKIAVQHGTAHNHTSHEKDITFDTFCNLLVRMSEIDCEPSLDTYCVLIARLCRDGRSHDADLLVEFMKEKGLCPNEAIYCSLLNAYCKNLRVDSALHILNLLTTRGFKPPLSTYAAVICALCKRKQIKEAEVVFEDMLEKQWNSDEIVWTVLIDGLLKQGESKVCLNLLHAMNSKNVPISKQTYLMLAKEMPKTDKLMNENQVADTLQVLGGQEPG